The genomic stretch GTAAAaccctggcctggaggattccaggcATCAAGACTCCTTCTGCTACTTGTTTTCACAATCCGTGATTCACAGCAATTTGaatcggggtgtgtgtgtgtgtgtgtatcacttcTGCCAATTCCTGGCTGTGAGAACATATAATAATAGCTTTGCGACCAGCATTCAGCCCAGCTCTGCTCTGGGGTTGGGATGAGCCTGAGACCTGCCGACACCCTGGCTTCAATATTCCCCCTTGGTTTCTCTCTGGAGATGGGCTGGTTAATCGCCCTGCTCAGCTGTGACACCCCCGAGAAGCCGAGAGGGGACAGTCAGAGGCGGCCTCGCCGTGACCTGCTTGCTCACACCAGACCAATAAAGTGCAGGCAGAGTGACAGGGACAGCTGCCCCGTGGCGTTCAGAGGGAACCAAGCAGTTCAGTTCCGCAGCCTGGGGGACAAGTGTGTCACTACAGCCCTGCTTCTctgagagaagccacctcaaagCAGTCGGGGGTGCTCGCAGCTCTTGGAGCCACAGTCAGGCATCTGGGACCCCAAGGACCAAGCACCAGGGACCCCGAGAGCCGGGCATTTGGGATTCCCATCCCCCTCATCCCCCCCAGTCCTACTCCACCTGCGGCACCACGGGCCACGGCTCCCATCACCAGATCGGCTCCCTGCTGGACTTTAGCAGCGGGGTCTGGACTCCATCCCCATCTGTGGCGACAGAGACGCTGGAGGAAGGAGGTACATGGGGGCCAGGCAGTCTGGGGCCCGCCGCAAGGACAAGGGGCCCCTGGGGCGGGGGCTCCTGCGGGGGAGGCAGAAGTTCTCCTCCTGGGACGATGCTCTGCTTCCTGGGAGGGACCCGCGCTGCCTGCTGAAGCGGGGGCTGCGCCATGTCAGTTTCAGCCTGGTCACCAAGGGCATGACGGACGCGCCCGACTTCCTGTGGGGCCTGTCAGAGATGCAGAAGCTCAACCTGTCCCACAACCAGCTCCGGGCGGTCCCACCCGAGCTGGGGAAGCTGACGCGGCTGGTGGTCCTGAACTTGTGCGGGAACCGCCTGAAGACGCTACCCGGGGAGGTCAGCCTCCTGCAGAGCCTCAAAGTCCTGTTCGTGCACATGAATGGCCTGACGGAGCTGCCAGCGGAGCTGGGTGCCTGCCGAAGCTTGGAGGTCCTGAGCGCGTCGCACAACTGCCTGTCCCAGCTGCCCACCAGCCTCGCCGACCTGTCCCGGCTGCGCAAGCTGAACCTCAGCCACAACCGCTTCGCCCACATCCCCGTCTGCGTGTTCTCGCTCAAGGAGCTGGACTTCCTGCACGTGGGCTCCAACCGCCTGGAGAACATTGCGGAGAGCATCCAGTGCCTGGCCGGCCTGCAGATCTTCATCGCTGAGGGCAACCACATCCACACCTTCCCACGCTCGCTCTGCCTGCTCACAAGCCTGGAGCTGCTCAACCTGAACAACAATGACATCCAGATGCTCCCTGCGGAGCTCTACATGCTCTGCAGGCTGACCAGGATCGcctggaaccccatggacaaagggctGCACATTTCCCGCAACCCTTTATCCAAGCCTCTGCCCGAGCTGCTGGAGGGGGGTCTGGAGATGCTCGTCAGTTACCTGAAGGACAGAAAACACACCTGATGTGGGCGTTGGAGGCATTGACAGACTCCTGCAGGAACTTCCCTAGTCTAAACCCTTTCCTCTTCCTGTTGCTGTGGGTCAAGGCTTGTGTTACTATGTGCTAAGTTGTACTGAACGTCCCTTCTAAGCAGGTGTTTGCTTTTTAGCTCTGTGTACTCCTataatgactgagcgacttcactttcacgcattggagaaggaaatggcaacccactccagtgttcttgcctggagaatcccagggacagggggagcctggtgggctgccgtctatggggtcgcacagagtcggacacaactaaagtgacttagcagcagtatactCCTATAAATGGGCGTCTTAGGTggctcaccagtaaagaatccacctgcaatgcaggagatgcgggttcgatccctgggtaatgggaagatcccatggaggagggcatggtaacccactccagtattcttgcctaaagaatcccatggacagagaagcctgatgggctacagtccttggggtcacaaagagtcttagCCTGCTGGCCTCTCCCAAAAACCCGCATAATATCATCTCCTTCTGAATATCAGTggatagaggcttccctggtggctcagagggtaaagcgtctgcctgcaacgcgggagacctgggttcgatccctggggcgggaagatcccctggagaaggaaatggcaacccactccagtactcttgcctggaaaatcccatggacagagaagcctggtaggctacactccatggggttgcaaagagtcggacacgactgagcaacttcacttcacttcagaggaCTTGGgttttctttccccaaagaaaaataattctgagtCTTCTGGGGAGCTGTGGGATTCAGCCTTTGGAAGAGAGGATAGCAGGTATGATTCAATGTTCACCAAAAGTGAAATGTTTACTAAGTACATACTGTGGGCCAGGTATAATATAGGAGGGGCTGAGACCATCTGGTTTCAGTCCCCAAGCTGGCACCCTGCAGCCACATAGCCCCAGCAAGACATGCCCACACCTCTGTCTCCATCCAGCATCCCTTGGGACCAAAGAGAAGCTGGCGCCC from Bos indicus x Bos taurus breed Angus x Brahman F1 hybrid chromosome 24, Bos_hybrid_MaternalHap_v2.0, whole genome shotgun sequence encodes the following:
- the LRRC30 gene encoding leucine-rich repeat-containing protein 30; protein product: MGARQSGARRKDKGPLGRGLLRGRQKFSSWDDALLPGRDPRCLLKRGLRHVSFSLVTKGMTDAPDFLWGLSEMQKLNLSHNQLRAVPPELGKLTRLVVLNLCGNRLKTLPGEVSLLQSLKVLFVHMNGLTELPAELGACRSLEVLSASHNCLSQLPTSLADLSRLRKLNLSHNRFAHIPVCVFSLKELDFLHVGSNRLENIAESIQCLAGLQIFIAEGNHIHTFPRSLCLLTSLELLNLNNNDIQMLPAELYMLCRLTRIAWNPMDKGLHISRNPLSKPLPELLEGGLEMLVSYLKDRKHT